The following coding sequences are from one Streptomyces dengpaensis window:
- a CDS encoding error-prone DNA polymerase yields the protein MADPRGKVLRFPGTRAAPTPVGGGWAELHVHSAGSFLFGANRVEALVAEAVRLGIEALAITDTNGLYGARRLAQAAGEYGIGTIYGAELTLDQGLGSIVVIARSLLGFTRLSAAISAGQLAGAKGAPVYDLDALSAAAHEGQWAILTGCPVLGEAAYDTDAIHARMDRLVDLFGRTHLHAELVDHRLPEDGPRNAAAHAAAQRWRLPVVATNAVRYAAPRSARLAAALTALHRRENLDTAIGELPPAPTAHLRTAEEMRILMARYPQAIASAVDLARSSVIDLSKLRPQLPDFEVPAGHTPGSYLRHLAEEGCARRYGPRTDPAAGAAWKQLDYELSVITDMGMQGYFLICWDITRYAAERGIWCQGRGSAASSVVCYALGITSVDALKHGLHFERFLHAEKTDPDIDIDFENDRREEVIQYLYAKYGRSHCAQVANLITYQPRLSVRDSARALGYPMARINEMTRHIHHEPPGPEADIPADVRSLAGQLHTLPRHLGIHVGGMVLTRQPIGEIMPVEWATREGRSVLQGDKDDVAAAHLLKIDILGLGMLAALHTACDLIAEHHGISLDMASIPQDDPDVYAMIAAGQTIGVFQAESRAQVSTLPQLQPRCFEDLAVAASIIRPGPIQAGSKHPYLRRRAGLEPVTYPHPLAEPALSKTLGVALWQEQAMALAIDCAGFTPGEADRLRKAMAAKHSPERVAQLRGRLLAGMAAKGIDQAAAERIVGMIEAFSDYGFPQSHAQSMAGIIYASAWVKYHFPHAMLAGIMAHLPMGFYDSQTLIQDAKQHGIEVRSVDIQRSGAHATLEPHTDQPERRPAIRRGLTSVTGISEEIAKRILTARGTVAFRSVADAARRTRLSAKLMEQLATAGALDGLGVDRRTALWSAGAYTGEIQDVLPGLDDLAPAPELPVMTAAEATAADLDASGASATTHPAQHLRALLASHGAQPAREARDLADQTRVRVGGLAKYIQRPPTAKGVAFGALEDETGMINLVFSPPVWERTRGVVLGAPAVLLEGHIERDRGSVNMIVHRAHALAGPGRVHQPGRFR from the coding sequence ATGGCTGACCCTCGCGGGAAGGTGCTGCGCTTCCCCGGTACGCGCGCCGCGCCGACGCCCGTCGGCGGCGGCTGGGCGGAGTTGCACGTGCACTCCGCCGGCTCGTTCCTCTTCGGCGCCAACCGCGTGGAGGCGTTGGTCGCCGAGGCCGTCCGCCTCGGTATCGAGGCCCTGGCGATCACCGACACCAACGGGCTCTACGGCGCGAGACGTCTGGCACAGGCCGCGGGCGAGTACGGCATCGGCACCATCTACGGCGCCGAACTCACCCTGGACCAGGGCCTCGGGTCGATCGTGGTGATCGCCCGCAGCCTGCTGGGCTTCACTCGGCTGTCCGCGGCGATCAGCGCCGGGCAGCTGGCCGGCGCCAAGGGCGCCCCGGTCTACGACCTCGACGCCCTGTCGGCTGCCGCACACGAGGGCCAGTGGGCGATCCTCACCGGCTGCCCCGTCCTCGGCGAGGCCGCGTACGACACTGACGCCATCCACGCCCGGATGGACCGGCTGGTGGACCTCTTCGGCCGCACCCACCTGCACGCCGAACTCGTCGATCACCGGCTGCCCGAAGACGGCCCGCGCAACGCCGCCGCGCACGCGGCGGCGCAGCGATGGCGACTGCCGGTGGTGGCCACGAACGCGGTCCGGTACGCGGCCCCGCGTTCTGCGCGGCTGGCGGCGGCGCTGACCGCGCTGCACCGCCGAGAGAACCTCGACACCGCGATCGGGGAGTTGCCGCCGGCCCCGACGGCGCATCTGCGCACCGCCGAGGAGATGCGCATCCTCATGGCCCGCTATCCGCAGGCCATCGCATCCGCCGTCGATCTCGCCCGCAGCAGCGTCATCGACCTGAGCAAACTGCGCCCGCAGCTGCCGGACTTCGAGGTGCCCGCCGGGCACACCCCCGGCAGCTATCTGCGCCACCTCGCGGAGGAAGGCTGCGCCCGCCGGTATGGGCCGCGCACCGATCCGGCAGCCGGGGCTGCGTGGAAACAGCTCGACTACGAACTGTCCGTGATCACCGACATGGGCATGCAGGGCTACTTCTTGATCTGCTGGGACATCACGCGGTACGCGGCCGAGCGGGGGATCTGGTGCCAGGGGCGCGGCAGCGCCGCCTCCAGCGTGGTCTGCTACGCGCTGGGCATCACCTCCGTCGACGCACTCAAGCACGGCCTGCACTTCGAACGATTCCTGCACGCCGAAAAGACCGACCCGGACATCGACATCGATTTCGAGAACGACCGCCGGGAGGAGGTGATCCAGTACCTGTATGCCAAATACGGCCGGTCGCACTGCGCACAGGTGGCGAACCTCATCACCTACCAACCCCGCCTGAGTGTGCGGGATTCAGCACGCGCCCTCGGTTATCCCATGGCGCGGATCAATGAGATGACCCGCCATATTCACCACGAGCCACCCGGGCCCGAGGCCGACATCCCCGCCGATGTACGCTCACTCGCAGGACAACTGCACACCCTGCCACGGCATTTGGGTATCCATGTCGGAGGGATGGTGCTGACCCGTCAGCCCATTGGGGAAATCATGCCGGTCGAATGGGCAACCCGAGAAGGGCGCTCGGTACTGCAAGGCGATAAAGACGATGTGGCCGCCGCCCATCTTCTGAAAATTGACATCCTGGGATTGGGCATGTTGGCCGCCTTGCACACCGCATGCGACCTCATTGCAGAACACCACGGAATCAGCCTGGACATGGCCTCAATTCCGCAGGACGACCCGGACGTGTACGCCATGATTGCCGCAGGTCAGACCATAGGAGTTTTCCAGGCCGAGTCAAGGGCGCAGGTCTCGACACTGCCGCAGCTGCAGCCACGGTGTTTCGAGGACCTCGCGGTGGCCGCCTCGATCATTAGGCCGGGCCCAATTCAGGCCGGATCAAAACATCCTTATTTGCGGCGACGGGCCGGCCTGGAGCCCGTAACCTACCCGCATCCGCTCGCCGAACCAGCGCTTTCCAAAACTCTCGGGGTCGCTTTGTGGCAAGAGCAGGCCATGGCCCTAGCCATCGACTGTGCAGGTTTCACCCCGGGCGAGGCGGACCGTCTCCGTAAGGCGATGGCCGCCAAGCACTCTCCCGAAAGGGTGGCACAGCTGCGCGGACGACTGCTTGCCGGGATGGCCGCCAAGGGCATCGACCAAGCCGCCGCCGAACGCATTGTGGGCATGATAGAAGCGTTTTCGGATTATGGATTCCCGCAGTCTCACGCCCAATCGATGGCAGGCATCATTTATGCCAGCGCCTGGGTGAAGTACCACTTTCCCCACGCCATGCTTGCGGGGATCATGGCGCATCTCCCGATGGGGTTCTACGACTCCCAGACCCTCATCCAAGATGCCAAGCAACACGGCATCGAGGTCCGCAGTGTCGACATCCAGCGCTCCGGTGCGCACGCCACGCTCGAGCCTCACACCGATCAGCCGGAGCGGCGGCCGGCGATCCGCCGCGGACTGACCTCCGTGACCGGCATCAGCGAGGAGATCGCCAAGCGGATCCTGACCGCGCGCGGCACCGTGGCCTTCCGCTCGGTGGCCGATGCCGCCCGCCGCACGCGGCTGTCGGCGAAGCTGATGGAGCAGCTGGCCACCGCCGGGGCGTTGGATGGCCTCGGCGTGGATCGGCGCACCGCCCTGTGGTCGGCCGGCGCCTATACCGGCGAGATCCAGGACGTCCTTCCGGGGTTGGACGACCTGGCGCCCGCACCGGAGTTGCCGGTCATGACCGCGGCCGAGGCCACCGCCGCCGACCTCGACGCCTCCGGCGCCAGCGCCACCACCCACCCCGCGCAGCACCTCCGTGCTCTGCTGGCCTCACACGGGGCGCAGCCTGCGCGCGAGGCCCGTGACCTGGCCGACCAGACCCGGGTGCGGGTCGGCGGACTGGCCAAGTACATCCAAAGGCCCCCGACGGCCAAGGGAGTTGCGTTCGGCGCCTTGGAAGATGAGACCGGCATGATCAACCTGGTCTTCTCTCCTCCGGTCTGGGAACGCACGCGAGGGGTAGTCCTCGGCGCCCCTGCGGTGCTGCTGGAGGGGCACATCGAACGTGACCGCGGCTCGGTCAACATGATCGTGCACCGCGCGCACGCCCTGGCGGGCCCCGGTCGGGTCCATCAGCCGGGGCGATTCAGGTGA
- a CDS encoding GFA family protein, with amino-acid sequence MAEPIVVPDLWSGRCQCGDHTYEASGIPDDPHLCSCEHCTRLSGAPAMAWVGFRRDALKWTGPAGEPTYFSTWPTLHRGSCSRCRTQLTSVADGSDMIMVTIFSLTRSGELAPVGHSYREAAAHWMSITLAPDPQRRT; translated from the coding sequence GTGGCCGAGCCGATCGTCGTCCCTGACCTGTGGAGTGGGCGCTGCCAGTGCGGCGACCACACGTATGAGGCGTCCGGCATCCCGGACGACCCCCACTTGTGCTCGTGCGAGCACTGCACGCGCCTGTCCGGGGCGCCGGCGATGGCATGGGTCGGGTTCCGCAGGGACGCCCTGAAGTGGACGGGCCCCGCAGGCGAGCCGACGTACTTCTCCACCTGGCCGACGCTGCACCGAGGGTCCTGCAGCCGTTGCCGCACCCAGCTCACCTCCGTCGCGGACGGCTCGGACATGATCATGGTGACAATCTTCAGCCTCACCCGCAGCGGCGAACTGGCCCCGGTCGGACACAGCTATCGCGAAGCGGCGGCGCACTGGATGTCCATCACGCTCGCGCCCGACCCGCAGCGCCGCACGTGA
- a CDS encoding MSCRAMM family protein, producing MPTRSARRLSAVAITVATVTGAVALAPAASANNPEPTPSTSITPLSAAGNGGVTILKKDPGGDVVAGATFNLLDSTGKQAASGTTDAEGQLTFQDLPPGVYRLKEVSSGSPLHEVVDDQDVIVTPGADTPLTIIDPFKPASVRLKAKDDKTGKLLAGSTVNIGSGDKTILTLTTGSDGTASGKLPINSRTGSDFWVKQVKAPAGYEIYTSVKAFKAKPGDPVTVTVTNAKTVTTPPPTEKPTDQPSNRPTPDKPGQDEDNPAPSASGTPTSDETASSTAAPTPGGSLAHTGADATPWLIGGAGVLIAAGGGALFAARRRRADNATDDGSTTS from the coding sequence TTGCCTACCCGTTCCGCCCGCCGCCTGTCCGCCGTGGCCATCACCGTTGCCACAGTGACCGGCGCGGTGGCCTTGGCCCCAGCCGCCTCCGCGAACAACCCCGAGCCGACCCCGTCCACGTCCATCACTCCGCTGAGTGCGGCCGGGAACGGCGGCGTCACCATCCTGAAGAAGGACCCGGGCGGCGATGTTGTCGCCGGCGCCACGTTCAACCTGCTCGACTCCACCGGCAAGCAGGCCGCCAGCGGCACCACCGACGCCGAGGGCCAGCTGACCTTCCAGGACCTCCCGCCCGGTGTCTACCGGCTCAAGGAAGTCTCCAGCGGCAGCCCGCTGCACGAGGTCGTCGACGACCAGGACGTCATCGTCACCCCCGGTGCCGACACCCCGCTGACCATCATCGACCCGTTCAAGCCCGCCTCAGTTCGGCTGAAGGCCAAGGACGACAAGACCGGCAAGCTGCTGGCCGGATCCACGGTCAACATCGGTAGCGGCGACAAGACCATCCTGACGCTGACCACCGGCTCCGACGGCACGGCCAGCGGCAAGCTGCCCATCAACTCCCGCACCGGCAGCGACTTCTGGGTCAAACAGGTGAAGGCGCCCGCCGGCTACGAGATCTACACGTCCGTGAAGGCATTCAAGGCCAAGCCGGGCGATCCCGTCACCGTGACCGTCACCAATGCCAAGACCGTCACCACCCCGCCGCCCACGGAGAAGCCGACCGATCAGCCAAGCAACCGGCCGACCCCGGACAAGCCCGGCCAGGATGAGGACAACCCGGCGCCGTCCGCCTCGGGTACCCCTACCTCCGACGAGACCGCGTCGAGCACTGCGGCCCCCACCCCTGGGGGCTCTCTCGCGCACACCGGCGCCGACGCCACCCCGTGGCTGATCGGCGGCGCCGGAGTCCTGATCGCTGCTGGCGGAGGCGCCCTCTTCGCGGCCCGTCGCCGACGCGCGGACAACGCCACCGACGACGGCTCCACCACGAGCTGA
- a CDS encoding DUF317 domain-containing protein: MSLSPLDDLDDHDVVEVLPRHLAGPGIHDLVDVWPFPFDQGWTLHHSGDGPAIVISPGMQLLAGHVPSEDHVRGGEWLIAAHKDPFRPATWTATLDASTPVELVRDLYAEVLSLCEADRRGERNLLRPDDVRPQDVYLPLLTAGWQHTVKTDGVQYFRSPDGYGVLQHAYVHKNVAAPRWSAWGGPPDHPLWKATFSSAVPASLVAAFASSLASPVPLARAVWNIPADTRLHLTLPAALTDAAARQGAPAQSRASAPSSPTLPSAHARVSAPGTGPAPTVRPAPSAGRPR; the protein is encoded by the coding sequence GTGTCACTCAGCCCCCTGGACGATCTCGACGACCACGACGTGGTCGAGGTCCTGCCCCGCCACCTCGCCGGCCCCGGCATCCACGACCTCGTCGACGTATGGCCCTTCCCTTTCGATCAGGGCTGGACCCTCCACCACTCCGGAGACGGCCCGGCCATCGTGATCAGTCCCGGCATGCAGCTGCTCGCCGGGCACGTACCGTCCGAGGACCACGTGCGCGGTGGCGAGTGGCTGATCGCCGCACACAAGGACCCCTTCCGGCCGGCCACCTGGACGGCCACGCTCGACGCCAGTACCCCCGTCGAACTCGTTCGCGACCTGTATGCCGAAGTGCTCTCGCTGTGCGAGGCGGACAGACGGGGCGAACGCAACCTGCTGCGCCCAGACGACGTCCGCCCCCAAGACGTATACCTGCCGCTGCTCACCGCTGGCTGGCAACACACGGTCAAGACGGACGGGGTCCAGTATTTCCGCAGCCCGGACGGCTACGGCGTGCTGCAACACGCCTACGTGCACAAGAACGTGGCCGCACCCCGCTGGTCCGCGTGGGGCGGGCCGCCGGACCACCCGCTGTGGAAGGCCACGTTCTCCTCCGCCGTGCCCGCCTCCCTGGTCGCGGCGTTCGCTTCCTCCCTGGCCTCACCCGTGCCGCTCGCCCGCGCTGTGTGGAACATTCCGGCCGACACCCGCCTCCATCTCACCCTCCCAGCCGCTCTGACCGATGCCGCCGCACGCCAGGGCGCCCCGGCACAGAGCCGAGCGTCGGCACCCTCGTCGCCGACTCTGCCGTCCGCGCACGCCAGGGTCAGCGCCCCGGGCACCGGGCCCGCGCCGACCGTCCGTCCCGCCCCGTCGGCCGGCCGACCCAGGTAG
- a CDS encoding DUF317 domain-containing protein, with the protein MPDTEEIDGDNYVSPRYLAGSTCDADPALEPLLALGFDLHHDNLANAYVTAPDHRVRLGFLPEGDDDGLWRINAYRDRFAPPAWGVSFNDTAPTEFVTAFTTALAQAYTAGPDIYLAEPDLKDPELGAFDAVVPLIKNGWQFQHPRWGVMELQSPDGMATCEYTTGRLDPEKELTTLEARWHLWGGPKNGYARWYATATTNTPTALVKAITQSVSDPAPLPRWRDSMLPGLREAAQLTPVTPSAPPVPTPLDVQRSLTRRPPALGTRSVPRWSTATLPPAPAAPRTAARR; encoded by the coding sequence GTGCCCGACACCGAAGAGATCGACGGCGACAACTACGTATCCCCGCGCTACCTCGCAGGCAGCACTTGCGACGCAGACCCCGCGCTGGAGCCGCTCCTCGCGCTTGGCTTCGACCTCCATCACGACAACCTCGCCAACGCCTACGTCACTGCGCCCGACCACCGCGTCCGACTCGGATTCCTGCCCGAGGGCGACGACGACGGACTGTGGCGGATCAACGCCTACCGCGACCGCTTCGCCCCGCCCGCGTGGGGCGTCAGTTTCAACGACACCGCACCCACGGAGTTCGTCACCGCCTTCACCACCGCCCTCGCTCAGGCGTACACCGCCGGCCCCGACATCTACCTCGCCGAGCCCGACCTCAAGGACCCCGAGCTCGGCGCCTTCGACGCCGTCGTCCCGCTCATCAAAAACGGCTGGCAGTTCCAGCACCCGCGCTGGGGCGTGATGGAACTGCAGTCCCCGGACGGGATGGCCACCTGTGAGTACACCACCGGCCGCCTCGACCCGGAGAAGGAACTCACCACCCTGGAGGCCCGCTGGCACCTGTGGGGCGGACCGAAGAACGGGTATGCCCGCTGGTACGCCACCGCCACCACCAACACCCCCACCGCTCTAGTGAAGGCCATCACCCAGAGCGTGTCCGACCCTGCGCCCCTGCCACGCTGGAGGGACTCGATGCTCCCTGGGCTGCGCGAGGCCGCACAGCTCACTCCCGTCACACCGTCCGCGCCCCCAGTTCCGACCCCGCTCGACGTCCAGCGCTCCCTCACCCGCCGACCGCCGGCACTCGGCACCCGCAGCGTCCCACGCTGGAGCACGGCCACCCTTCCTCCGGCGCCCGCCGCCCCACGCACGGCAGCGCGCCGCTGA
- a CDS encoding HAD-IA family hydrolase — MWTRLADLAEWPDRHLPSFQEAFWAPRNAYDAGELSDLAYWAKVLGHHPGARWLRTLRAADTAMWTRTDPRVLDILYRARAAGLPLVLLSNAPAHLSDVLDATDWRRDLVIDALYSARLGRCKPDSAAYEHALAATGVADPGRVLFVDDREDNCRAAAELGLRALHYAGQPADLEHQLLPALANSTRT; from the coding sequence ATGTGGACCCGCCTCGCCGACCTCGCCGAGTGGCCCGACCGACACCTCCCCTCCTTCCAAGAAGCCTTCTGGGCCCCCCGGAACGCGTACGACGCAGGCGAACTGAGCGATCTCGCCTACTGGGCGAAGGTGCTCGGGCACCATCCCGGCGCGCGGTGGCTGCGCACGCTGCGGGCCGCCGATACCGCCATGTGGACCCGTACCGACCCCAGAGTCCTCGACATCCTGTACCGCGCCCGGGCCGCGGGGCTGCCTCTGGTGCTGCTCTCCAACGCCCCGGCCCATCTCAGCGACGTCCTGGACGCCACCGACTGGCGGCGCGATCTGGTGATTGACGCCCTGTACTCCGCCCGCCTGGGCCGGTGCAAGCCCGATTCGGCCGCGTACGAGCACGCCCTGGCGGCCACCGGCGTCGCCGACCCGGGACGCGTGCTGTTCGTCGACGACCGCGAGGACAACTGCAGGGCCGCCGCCGAGTTGGGCCTGCGCGCCCTGCACTACGCCGGCCAACCCGCAGACCTGGAACACCAGCTGCTGCCCGCACTTGCGAACAGCACGCGTACCTGA
- a CDS encoding radical SAM/SPASM domain-containing protein: protein MGRYLGLIVKATRLCNLRCEYCHDWRSGPNQKMSFPVLARLTARALADPSHDAVEFIWHGGEPTVLPRLFYERAVYVQARLRRPGQVIRNSLQTNGTRLDREWARFFRDFQFRVSVSLDGPPAVHDRYRRYASGRPSFDDVRRGLDVLRDNGVPLSVLMVIDRSALELGPDEIFDFFLREGITNYGLLAAKPTNQPDAPPGTLTSHYVTPAEMSRFLQAYFDRWLAHGDRSIRVREFEGLLDRLSGRSARVCTLAGDCFGRYYLVEPDGEVAHCDLFLGDPGYTLGNVLSDSFASFREGPTLVRLRGSNERALTSLRDCPDFGVCNGWCPHERYIASRHDPEFTSDCCGLSRLIAHMRERLGVAPPVPAPSPAPVTTP from the coding sequence GTGGGGCGATACCTCGGCCTGATCGTCAAGGCGACGCGGCTGTGCAACCTGCGTTGCGAGTACTGCCACGACTGGCGGAGCGGACCGAACCAGAAGATGAGCTTCCCGGTGCTCGCCCGGCTGACCGCCCGGGCACTCGCCGACCCCTCCCACGATGCGGTCGAGTTCATCTGGCACGGCGGTGAGCCGACCGTGCTGCCGCGTCTCTTCTACGAACGCGCCGTTTACGTGCAGGCACGGCTGCGCCGCCCGGGGCAGGTGATCCGGAATTCGCTGCAGACCAACGGCACACGGCTCGACCGGGAGTGGGCCCGGTTCTTCCGTGACTTCCAGTTCCGGGTGAGTGTAAGCCTGGACGGACCGCCGGCGGTCCACGACCGGTACCGCCGCTACGCCTCCGGGCGCCCCTCGTTTGACGACGTACGGCGCGGCCTCGACGTCCTGCGCGACAACGGCGTGCCACTCAGCGTGCTGATGGTGATCGACAGATCGGCGCTCGAACTGGGACCCGACGAGATCTTCGACTTCTTCCTCCGTGAGGGGATCACCAACTACGGTCTGCTGGCCGCCAAACCGACGAACCAGCCGGACGCGCCGCCCGGCACGTTGACGTCGCACTATGTAACGCCGGCGGAGATGAGCCGATTCCTGCAGGCGTACTTCGACCGCTGGCTCGCCCATGGCGACCGCTCCATCCGCGTCCGGGAGTTCGAGGGCCTGCTGGACCGGCTGTCGGGACGGAGCGCCAGGGTCTGCACCCTCGCCGGCGACTGTTTTGGCCGCTACTACCTGGTGGAGCCGGACGGCGAGGTGGCGCACTGCGATCTATTCCTCGGGGATCCTGGGTACACGTTGGGTAACGTTCTCAGCGACTCGTTCGCCTCCTTCCGGGAAGGGCCGACTCTGGTCAGGCTACGGGGCTCGAACGAGCGTGCGCTCACCTCGCTCCGGGACTGCCCCGACTTTGGCGTGTGCAACGGGTGGTGCCCGCACGAGCGGTACATCGCGTCCCGGCACGACCCTGAATTCACCTCGGATTGCTGCGGACTGAGCCGCCTCATCGCGCACATGCGTGAGCGTCTCGGGGTCGCGCCGCCGGTTCCAGCTCCCTCTCCGGCTCCGGTTACGACGCCGTGA
- a CDS encoding glycosyltransferase, whose product MHGSLLARPPTGVSYVQCAYTLHFCPDREARRPFSPLHDPAVSEWVQFAGVPEGVAVVHSSRLPVRSPLPWVVDADSLMTPLRVGRFFALGAAARGEPPFPGPRAVARREAAMAARYADGRCARLLFRTDYARRMFIDHLSCGVHRPEIVEMLAAKSEVVHPAVPATAPHARSTGRVCVLYMGRTAQDKGAAVAAEVFVRLRERHGSTVRLVFLGPCPAELVGRLVAAGVELVPVLPRTDYLERLRRADVFLSPTAFESFGMGLLEAAAAGLAVVCPAGPGMEHIDELFADGENALFVRDTIPQARRVADFTAAASALIEDESLRRHLSMNNHALTSRGKLSVRRRDERLGAVYAQAVALGDGPVGDADAYPAESDRPVTTWAEEVCHWAGRHCAARLGGRVVAR is encoded by the coding sequence GTGCACGGATCGCTGCTTGCCCGGCCACCCACCGGCGTCTCGTACGTCCAGTGCGCGTATACGCTTCACTTCTGTCCCGACCGCGAGGCCCGGCGCCCGTTCTCCCCCCTGCACGATCCGGCGGTCTCGGAGTGGGTGCAGTTCGCCGGTGTGCCCGAAGGGGTGGCGGTCGTGCACTCGTCCCGGCTGCCGGTCCGGTCTCCGCTGCCGTGGGTCGTCGACGCAGACTCCCTGATGACTCCGCTCAGGGTCGGGCGGTTCTTCGCCCTGGGGGCCGCTGCCCGCGGGGAACCGCCGTTCCCAGGCCCGCGCGCGGTAGCGCGCCGGGAGGCCGCGATGGCGGCGCGGTACGCCGACGGGCGTTGCGCCCGGCTGCTGTTCCGCACCGACTACGCCCGCCGTATGTTCATCGACCACCTGTCCTGCGGCGTGCACCGGCCGGAGATCGTGGAGATGTTGGCGGCCAAGTCCGAGGTGGTCCATCCCGCCGTGCCTGCGACAGCCCCGCACGCACGGAGCACAGGCCGCGTGTGCGTGCTGTACATGGGCAGGACCGCACAGGACAAGGGGGCCGCGGTGGCAGCCGAGGTCTTCGTACGTCTACGAGAACGCCACGGCTCCACAGTGCGGTTGGTCTTCCTCGGGCCCTGCCCCGCCGAACTCGTCGGCCGACTGGTTGCGGCCGGGGTGGAGCTGGTGCCGGTGCTGCCGCGTACGGACTACCTGGAGCGGCTGCGTCGAGCCGATGTGTTCCTCTCCCCCACCGCGTTCGAGAGTTTCGGCATGGGTCTGCTGGAGGCCGCAGCCGCGGGCTTGGCCGTCGTGTGCCCGGCCGGCCCGGGCATGGAGCACATCGACGAACTGTTCGCCGACGGTGAGAACGCCTTGTTCGTGCGGGACACGATCCCGCAGGCGCGGCGGGTAGCCGACTTCACCGCCGCCGCGTCGGCCCTGATCGAGGATGAGTCGCTGCGGCGGCACTTGTCCATGAACAATCATGCGCTCACCAGCCGAGGAAAGCTGTCGGTCCGGCGGCGTGATGAACGGCTCGGCGCGGTGTACGCGCAGGCTGTCGCGCTTGGCGACGGTCCTGTCGGTGACGCGGATGCGTATCCGGCGGAGAGCGACCGACCGGTCACGACCTGGGCGGAGGAGGTCTGCCACTGGGCGGGACGCCACTGTGCCGCACGCCTCGGCGGCCGGGTCGTCGCGAGGTGA
- a CDS encoding peroxidase family protein, with protein MTRPPGAGDVHDPGQTAVDMAGGGEGLGPPASPTRNHAHVTRGLGYVPESSLPTGLFGRMFRSLDPYLPDSARIDAIAARMAEPSDAVLDGRLPAGYTYLGQFIDHDITFDPTSSLQRQNDPDALVNFRTPRFDLDSLYGRGPADQPYLYERTPGTGQSRFVIGASKGKTRGELDLPRDSRGVALIGDPRNDENVIISQLQLTFLLFHNRVCDWLTADGGTEHARQRRADEGVFDCARRLVRWHYQWIVVHDFLKRITDPVTYRDVLRQEPLVPQGDPVEQVRLRFFAWRHQIFMPVEFAVAAYRFGHSLVRPGYRLNAAVGPLPVVSPGLPASPRDELRNLGGFRRLPAGWQIDWGRFFPLTDTGSLQHARRIDRYLALPLLALPPALAGGEITDLARRNLTRGARLGLPCGQHVALAMGLEPLDDEELDLPDGGPAPLWYYVLREAELHDAGRTLGAVGSRIVAEVFAGMLAADPSSYLHNAPGWQPVLPSARPGEFTMADLIRFTGFGVRE; from the coding sequence ATGACACGACCACCCGGGGCCGGGGACGTGCACGATCCGGGCCAGACCGCCGTCGATATGGCTGGGGGAGGCGAGGGCCTCGGCCCGCCCGCCTCGCCGACCCGCAATCATGCCCATGTGACACGCGGCCTGGGCTACGTACCGGAATCCAGTCTCCCCACCGGGCTGTTCGGCCGGATGTTCCGCTCACTCGACCCGTACCTCCCGGACAGTGCGCGCATCGACGCCATCGCCGCTCGCATGGCGGAGCCGTCCGACGCCGTGCTTGACGGGAGGCTCCCGGCTGGCTACACCTACCTGGGCCAGTTCATCGACCACGACATCACGTTCGACCCCACCTCCAGCCTCCAGCGGCAGAACGACCCCGACGCACTCGTCAACTTCCGCACCCCGCGATTCGATCTGGACTCGCTCTACGGACGAGGGCCGGCGGACCAGCCCTACCTCTACGAGCGGACGCCGGGCACTGGCCAGTCCAGGTTCGTCATCGGCGCCTCGAAGGGCAAAACCCGCGGAGAGCTCGATCTGCCGCGCGACTCGCGCGGCGTCGCGCTCATCGGCGATCCACGGAACGACGAGAACGTCATCATCAGCCAGCTCCAGCTCACCTTCCTGCTGTTCCACAACAGGGTGTGCGACTGGCTGACGGCCGACGGCGGGACGGAGCACGCGCGGCAGCGCCGGGCCGACGAGGGGGTCTTCGACTGCGCCCGGCGGCTCGTGCGGTGGCACTACCAGTGGATCGTGGTCCATGACTTCCTCAAGCGGATCACCGACCCGGTCACCTACAGGGACGTGTTGCGCCAGGAGCCTTTGGTCCCGCAGGGCGATCCGGTCGAGCAGGTCAGGCTCCGCTTCTTCGCCTGGCGGCATCAGATCTTCATGCCGGTCGAGTTCGCCGTGGCGGCCTACCGATTCGGGCACTCGCTCGTACGCCCCGGGTATCGGCTGAACGCGGCAGTCGGCCCCCTGCCGGTCGTCAGCCCCGGCCTGCCGGCCAGCCCCCGGGACGAACTCAGAAACCTCGGCGGATTCCGGCGGCTCCCCGCAGGCTGGCAGATCGACTGGGGCCGCTTCTTCCCCCTAACCGACACCGGCAGCCTCCAGCACGCCCGCAGGATCGACCGGTACCTGGCCCTGCCGCTCCTGGCCCTGCCCCCGGCTCTGGCCGGCGGTGAGATCACCGATCTCGCGCGGCGCAACCTGACCCGCGGTGCCCGGCTCGGCCTGCCTTGCGGGCAGCACGTCGCACTGGCCATGGGCCTCGAGCCGCTCGACGACGAGGAGCTGGACCTGCCAGACGGGGGACCCGCGCCCCTGTGGTACTACGTGTTGCGCGAGGCGGAACTGCACGACGCGGGCCGCACGCTGGGCGCCGTTGGCTCTAGGATCGTCGCGGAGGTCTTCGCCGGCATGCTCGCGGCCGATCCCTCGTCGTACCTGCACAACGCACCGGGCTGGCAGCCGGTCTTGCCGAGCGCCCGACCTGGTGAGTTCACCATGGCCGACCTGATCAGGTTCACCGGCTTCGGCGTTCGGGAATAG